One window from the genome of Salvia miltiorrhiza cultivar Shanhuang (shh) chromosome 7, IMPLAD_Smil_shh, whole genome shotgun sequence encodes:
- the LOC130995338 gene encoding histone H2AX produces MSSNAAATTKGGRGKPKASKSVSRSSKAGLQFPVGRIARFLKAGKYAERVGAGAPVYLSAVLEYLAAEVLELAGNAARDNKKNRIVPRHIQLAVRNDEELSKLLGHVTIANGGVLPNIHQTLLPKKAGGRDKEIGSASQEF; encoded by the exons ATGAGTTCCAACGCCGCAGCCACCACCAAGGGGGGAAGAGGCAAGCCAAAGGCTTCCAAATCCGTCTCCCGCTCGTCGAAAGCCGGTCTCCAGTTTCCCGTTGGCAGAATCGCGCGTTTTCTCAAGGCTGGTAAATACGCGGAGCGTGTCGGCGCCGGCGCCCCTGTCTATCTCTCCGCCGTCCTTGAGTACCTCGCCGCCGAG GTGTTGGAGCTTGCTGGAAATGCTGCTAGAGACAACAAGAAGAACAGGATTGTTCCTCGTCACATACAGCTGGCAGTGCGGAACGATGAAGAGTTGAGTAAGCTGTTGGGCCATGTGACAATAGCTAATGGAGGCGTTTTGCCAAATATTCATCAGACTCTGTTGCCGAAAAAAGCTGGTGGAAGGGACAAGGAGATTGGCTCTGCGTCGCAGGAATTCTAG